GTACAAGTTTAGCAAATTGTGCCAGACGCCAGTGCAAAATAAAGCAGTTTCAATTCTATCATCCCTTTTTTGTCCCACCGTCCATCCAAAACACCTCTTATCCGCTGAAAATCCAGATTCAGAATTATTTCGGAGAAAATATTGTCCAAGGTAAATAATCGTATTATCTATAAACTCCTCCATTGTATCCTTCCACTTCCATG
Above is a window of Candidatus Methanoperedens sp. DNA encoding:
- a CDS encoding ISNCY family transposase codes for the protein WKWKDTMEEFIDNTIIYLGQYFLRNNSESGFSADKRCFGWTVGQKRDDRIETALFCTGVWHNLLNLYPT